The segment GGGCACCCGTCATATGGATGGGTCAAGTATCTTTACATCGACGACCCAATTTCGTCGCTCGACGACAACAACGCAATCGCGGTTGCAAGCGACCTTGCTCGGCTATTACGCAAAGGAGTAAATAGCCTTAAGGTCGTGATCTCATCGCATCATGCCCTGTTTTTTAACGTCGTCTGCAACGAACTGAAGCGTGAGGTGCATAAGCGCTACTTTCTTCATCGCACGCGCCCAAATGGACAGTACACGCTTAGAGCAACGAACGACACGCCATTCTTCCATCACGTTGCGATGCTTAGTGAGATCCAACATGCCGCAGAGTCAGGTGACTTTTACACGTATCACTTCAATATGCTCCGTAGCATTCTCGAAAAAACCGCGACCTTCTTTGGGCACGATGATTTTTCTGCGTGCATTCACGGTGTAGAAGACGAAATCCTCTATGCTCGCGCCTTAAATCTACTAAGCCATGGGCAGTATGCGATATATGAGCCGCGCGAGATGGTCGAAGACACCAAAGCACTCTTTCGTCAAATTTTAGATTCGTTTCAAGCACGCTATCAATTCGCCCTACCTAACCTCGCGACGGCGCAAAACGGAAATACGGCATGACCGACCTCGAAAAGCAGAAACTCGGAAGAACACTCTGGTCTATAGCAGATCAGCTTCGTGGGGCGATGAATGCCGATGACTTCCGCGACTATATGCTCGCCTTCCTATTTCTTCGCTACTTGTCGGATAACTATGAGGCCGCGGCGAAGAAAGAACTTGGGCCCGATTACCCTAGCATCGGAGGCGAAGATCGGCAGGCCGCCCTAGCGGCTTGGTATGCCTCAAATTCATCCGATACCTTGGAATTCGAGAAGCAGATGCGCCGAAAGGTGCACTACGTAATACGGCCCGACTACCTCTGGTCGCACATCGCAGAGCTGGCTCGCACTCAGGACCCCGAGCTCCTCCGCACACTCCAGAGCGGGCTTAACTACATCGAGAATGAATCGTTCGCGAGTACGTTTCGCGGACTATTTTCAGAAATTAATCTTGCATCCGAGAAACTTGGCAAAGGGTACTCAGACCGAAATGCTCGACTGTGCAAGATCATCAGCGAGATTGCTAAGGGGCTAACGCAGTTCTCTACCGATACCGATACCCTTGGGGACGCGTACGAATACCTGATCGGTCAGTTCGCGGCGGGGAGTGGAAAGAAGGCCGGAGAATTCTATACACCGCAACCAATCTCAACGATCCTGTCTGCGATAGTCACGCTTGACAGTCAAGATCCTGCAACCGGGTTGCGCTCGCACCTCGATAGCGTGATGGATTTCGCCTGCGGGTCCGGATCTCTGCTTTTGAACGTGCGCCATCGCATGGGATCGCATGGTATCGGAAAAATATACGGACAAGAAAAAAATATAACGACGTACAATCTTGCGCGAATGAATATGCTTTTGCACGGCGTGAAAGACTCGGAGTTCGAGATCTTTCACGGGGACACCCTTTTGAACGATTGGGATGCACTGCGCGAGACAAATCCAGCAAAGATGCCGCGTTTCGACGCAGTAGTGGCCAACCCTCCCTTTAGCTATAGATGGGATCCTTCGGAGTCGCTTGCTGACGATGTGCGATTCAAGAATTACGGCGTTGCGCCGAAGTCTGCCGCGGATTTCGCCTTCTTATTGCATGGATTTCATTTTCTAAAGCAGGATGGCGTGATGGCGATCATCCTCCCTCACGGCGTCTTATTCCGTGGTGGTGCTGAGGCGCGCATTCGAAGCAAGCTATTAAGCGATGGTCACATCGACACTGTGATCACTCTACCAAGCAATCTTTTCTTTTCGACTGGCATACCGGTCTGCATCCTGGTGCTCAAGAAGTGCAAGAAGCCGGATGATATTCTTTTCATCAATGCTTCTGAGCAGTTCGACAAGGGGAAAAAGCAGAACCGAATTCTTTCAGAACACATTGAGAAAATTGTAGACGCGTATCAGCATCGCCGCGAAGAGCCACGCTTCTCGCGCCGAGTAACCATGGATGAGATCGAAAGAAACGACTTCAACCTCAACATCTCGCGATACGTGAGTACGTCTGAAATTGAGGAAGAGGTGGATTTAGATCTTGTCCACCGCGAGTTGATGTCACTCGCCGGGACGATAGCCACCGCTACCGAGGCGCACAACCAGTTCCTCAAAGAGCTTGGCCTTCCCGCGATACCCTGACGATTACCGAATCGGCCCAGCATTAGCAGCCACTCGTTCTCGACGCCGTGGTAGTTCAGGCGTCGCGCCGACCTGAAGCTGAGCGCGCGCGTGGAATCTCGTCTCGTGGACGCCCGTGGACGCCCCCGAGTTGGCGAAGATCGCATTTTGCGAAGAAGGACAGCCGCCGGCTGCCCTTCTTCGCAGGTGGCTACCGACGTCCAAAATGCTTGCAAGGAGTCGGAAGGCAACTCGACCGTTTCCAGATGCGTGGAACACAGCATCTTTCAGCGATTGGACGCGCCACAGCACACTCATCGTCACTGATCGTGCGTTTGAGCGAGTATCCCCCGCTGCGCCTCCTATCTTGCCGCCGCGTGCATCACCCGCACTTCGAATACCCACAATTCAAGCAAGTCTGACACCCATCCATCAGCACCAGCGCCTGGGTATTGCACTTGGCGCAAAGGGTCGCACCGGCCGGGAAGCCCGACGCATTGGTATGCGAATCGACCACGGCCTCGGCAACAGCCGCCGTCACCGGCGCAGCCTTGGGAGCTGCCGCCTTCTCATAGGCGGCGCGCTTCTCAGCGATCAGCCGCTTGGTGGCTTCGTCCATTTCCGGGTCGTGGATCAGGCCGATCGACTTCATGTGCTGTTCGATCACGCCGCCGATCTCGGCCACGATGCTGGGCATGTAGACGCCGCCGGCCTTGAAGTAGCCGCCACGCGGGTCGAAGACAGCCTTCAGCTCTTCAACAATAAACGTCACATCGCCACCCTTGCGGAAGACGGCGGACAGGATTCGGGTGAGCGCCACGATCCACTGGAAGTGGTCCATGTTCTTCGAGTTGATGAAGAGCTCGAAGGGGCGGCGCTGCTCATGCTGCGTGCCGGCGTTCAGCACGATGTCGTTGATGGTGACGTACAGCGCATGCTCGAAGAGCGGCGACTTGATCTTGTACGTGTTGCCCACCAGGGTTTCCGGACGCTCGAGGCTCTCGTGCATCTGGATGACTTCGGCGACGGGTGCGACCTCTTTCACCGGCGCGGGTGCGGCGGCTGCGGTGGTCTTGTCCTCGGGCTTAACTACCTGGTAGCCCTTGATCTTCTTTTCGATCTTGATCGCCATTGTCTTTGTCTCTTGGTACAGGTGGATATCCGGCCCGGCGCGTACGCCGGGCCGGATAATTACTACTTACTTACGACGGCCACGGGCGGCGGTCTTACGCGCCGGCGTACGGCCGGTCTTGCTGGCAGTGGACCTCTTGGCCGCCTTGGCGACCTTTTTCGGAGCAGCGGCCTTTCGGACCGTCTTCTTCGGAGCGGTACGGCTGGTGACCTTGCGGGCTACCTTGCCGACTGCCTTCTTGACCGCCTTGCGGGCGGTGGAAGCCTTCTTGGCGACGCGGGTGACGGCCTTCTTGATGGCCTTCTTCGCGGCGCCCTTCTTTACGGTGGCCTGGCGGACCAGCTTCTTGATGACCTTCTTGGGCGTGGCTGCCTTGCGGGCCGGTGCCTTCTTCTTGGCGACGGCCTTCTTCGGTGCTGCCTTCTTGACCGCTGCCTTTTTCGGCGCAGCCTTCTTGGCGGCCACCTTCTTGGTCGCGGCCTTCTTCACCGCAGCCTTCTTGGCCGGCGCCTTCTTGGCGGCAGCCTTCTTCACCGCGGCCTTCTTGGCCGGTGCCTTCTTCGCGGCAGCCTTCTTCACCGCAGCCTTCTTGACGGCCTTCTTCGCGGTGGCCTTCTTGGCAGCGGCCTTCTTCACCGCCGCCTTCTTGGCCGGGGCTTTCTTGGCAGCAGCCTTCTTGGCCGGCGCAGCCTTCTTGGCGGCCGCCTTCTTCTTCGGCGCCGCCTTGGCCTTCTTCACCGGGGCGGCGACGACGGCGGCTTCCGCCTGGTCAGCCTGGTGCGCGGCGATCTCGTCGCCAGCGATGTCGGCCTGGCTGGTGAGCGGCTTCGCGGCCTTCGGCTTTGCAGCCTGGGGCTTGCGGACGGCCTTGGGCTTCTCGGCGACGGGCTCGTCGTCAAAGTCCGGCTCGCTGGAGGCGACCACGTCGGTGGCTTCGGTGGTCGGGGCCGGGGTCGGCTCGATCACTTTCTTGGCCACCGGCTTCTTCTTGACGACCTTCTTGGCGACGACCGGCGGGTGGCCGGGGGTCGCGGATTCGGTTTCGGACACCGGGACTTCGTGCGTCTCGGTGGTCTCGGTGGTGTCGCTTACATCGTTCGCAGGCAGTTCTGCCTCGTCGATCTGGTTTTCATTCGTCATACTTTTTTCCCTCTCCGCGGGGTCAGAACTTGCCGTAGTAACCTTCTTTCAGGGCGTCGAAGAGGTTGGCGGCGGTGTGCAATTCACCGTCGTATTCCACTTCGTCGTTACCCTTCAGTTCGACAACGCTACCGTCTTCCAATTCGAAGCGGTAGAGGGTGTTCTCAAGATCGGTTTCTTTGACAAGGACGCCCTGGAACGCGGCGGGGTTGAAACGGAAGGTGGTGCAGCCCTTCAGACCCTGCTTATAAGCGTAGGTGTAGATGTCCTTGAAGTCCTCGTACGGGTAATCCGTGGGGACGTTCGCGGTCTTCGAAATGGAGCTGTCGATCCACTTCTGGGAGGCCGCCTGGATATCGACGTGCTCCTTCGGGCTGATGTCGTCGGCCGACACGAAGTAATCCGGCAGGCGGAACTTCGGGTCTTCCGAGAACGGCAGGGCATCGCCATTGATCAGGGCGCGGTAGGCCAGCAGCTCGTAGCTGTAGACCTCGACCTTTTCCTTGGACTTCTTGCCTTCGCGGATGACGTTGCGCGAGTAATGGTGCGCAAAGCTGGGCTCAATGCCGTTGGAGGCGTTGTTGGCCAGGCTCAGGGAGATGGTGCCGGTCGGGGCGATGGACGAGTGGTGGGTGAAGCGGGCACCGGTCTCGGCCAGGGCGTCGACCAGCTCCGGGGCCACCGTCGCCACGCGCTGCATGTAGCGCGAGTACTTGGCGTGCAACACCGAACCCTTGATCTTGGCACCGACCTTCCAGCCGTCCTTCACCATCTCCGGGCGCTTGCGCAGCATGTCGCCGGTGACGTCGAAGGTCTGCGCCAGCACCGGGGCCGGGCCCTTTTCCTTCGCCAGTTCCAGGGCGACTTCCCAGCCGGCCACCGCCATCTCGCGGCTGACTTCCTCGGTGAAGCCCACGGCGTCGTTGGAGCCGTAGCGCATCTTCAGCATGGTCAGGGTGGAGCCCAGGCCGAGGAAGCCCATGCCGTGGCGGCGCTTGGACAGGATCTCGTGCTGCTGCTGCGGCAGCGGCAGGCCGTTGATTTCCACCACGTTGTCGAGCATGCGGGTGAACACGCGGACGACCTCGCGGTATTCCTCCCAGTCGAAACGAGCCTTGGGGCCGAACGGGTCGCGCACGAACACGGTGAGGTTCACCGAGCCCAGCAGGCAGGAGCCGTACGGCGGCAGCGGCTGCTCGCCGCAGGGGTTGGTGGCGCGGATGTGCTCGCACCACCAGTTGTTGTTCATCTCGTTGACGCGGTCGATCAGGATGAAGCCCGGCTCGGCGTAGTCATACGTCGAGACCATGATCATGTCCCACAGATGACGGGCACGGATGTGGCCGTAGATCTTGCAGGCCACCAGGCCGTCGTCGCGGGTGACGTAGTTCTGGCTGGTCGGCCATTCGCGCCAGACCACCTTGGCCGGGTCGGTCAGGTCGATCTCGCCCTGTTCCTTGATATGCACCGGGAACACGGTCGGCCAGTCCTGGTCGTGCTCCACCGCTTCCATGAAGCCGTCGGTGATCAGCAGCGAGAGGTTGAACTGGCGCAGGCGGCCATCTTCGCGCTTGGCGCGGATGAATTCCTTGGCGTCCGGGTGGCTGATATCAAACGTGCCCATCTGCGCACCGCGGCGGCCGCCGGCGGAGGAGACGGTGAAGCACATCTTGTCGTAGATATCCATGAACGACAGCGGGCCCGAGGTATGGGCGCCGGCACCGCTCACGTACGCGCCGCGCGGGCGCAGCGTGCTGAATTCGTAGCCGATACCGCAGCCGGCCTTCAGGGTGAGGCCTGCTTCGTGCACCTTCTCCAGGATGTCGTCCATGGAGTCGTGGATGGTGCCCGAGACGGTGCAGTTGATCGTCGAGGTGGCCGGCTTGTGGGCCAGCGCGCCAGCATTCGACGTAATGCGGCCGGCGGGAATGGCGCCGCGGCGCAGGGCCCACAGGAAACGCTCAAACCAGTGGGCGCGCAGCTCGTCGGTGGCTTCCACATCCGAGAGCGCACGGGCGACACGCTGGTAGGTTTCGTCCACCGAGCCATCGACGGGCTCACCCGACTTGGCCTTCAGGCGGTACTTCTTGTCCCAGATGTCGTAGGAAGCGGGCTGAAGCGGAATGGCCGATTCAAGGCCGAGGGCCTGCGCGCGTGCGGTGCTCATGTATGTGTCGTCCTCAAGTACTCGGCCTGTGTTGGCCGTTCTTATTGGTAGCGTCGGCGCAACCACGTCGATTCCATCCCCCCGGACAAAATCGACCATCCCTTTTCCTTCGGCATCCGCCGGCAAAATGCCTTTGCGGACGCTGGTTTGAAGCTTGAACCTGAGTCTCCGCAGCACCAGCACTTGGTAACTATCGAACGAAGGAACACAAGATGTTGTGGTTGCGGCCGGTGTGAACCTTACGCCCGGAGGTGCTCGATGTAAAGTGTCGGATACACCTGTCTCACGGTTTGAAACCCATCCGGAAATGCGTGGTCGAAAGGCGCAAACCTCGTGCCCAGGACACACCAGCCAAGGAGCTTTTCAATGCCCGCAAGGATTTACCGGCGTACCACTTTTTCGGCCCTCGGGGCCGCCCTGGCCATGGCCCTGGCGACGCCCGCTTTCGCGGGTATCCCGCCGGCCGTGGATGGCCAGCCCGTGCCGTCACTGGCACCGATGCTGGCGAAGGTGACGCCCGCCGTCGTGAATATCTCCACGAAGACGCGTATCCGCACCCGCAATGCCTATGCGGATGATCCGTTGTTTGCACAGTTGTTTGGCCAGGGCGTGCCGCGCGAACGCGTGGAGCAGAGCCTGGGGTCGGGGGTGGTCGTGGATGCGGCCAAGGGGTATGTCCTGACCAACAACCATGTCGTGGGGGGCGCGGACGATATCACGGTGACCCTCCAGGATGGGCGCGATCTGAAGGCCAAGTTGATCGGCACGGATCCCGACACCGACGTGGCCGTCCTGCAGATCCCCGCCGAGGGCCTGCAGGCCCTGCCCGTGGCGGATTCGGCGCAACTGCGCGTGGGCGATTTCGTCGTGGCCGTGGGCGACCCGTTCGGGCTGGGCCAGACGGCCACCTCGGGCATGGTCTCGGCCGTGAACCGCACCGGCCTGGGCAAGGGCATCCAGAACTTCATCCAGACCGATGCCTCGATCAATCCCGGCAACTCCGGCGGCGCACTGGTGAACCTGCGCGGCGAACTGGTCGGCATCAACTCGATGATCTTCACCCCCTCGGGCGGCAACGTCGGCATTGGCTTCGCCATCCCGACGGACCTGGCCACCGGGGTGATGAAGCAGCTGCTCGCTTACGGCAAGGTCCGCCGCGGCAACCTCGGCGTGGAGGTGCAGGACATCACCCCGCGCATCGCCAAGGCCCTCGGGCTGAAGGACACCAATGGCGCGGTGGTCACCAGCGTCACCACCGGCTCCCCGGCCGACGGTGCTGGCCTGCAGACCGGCGACGTGCTCACCGCGATTGATGGCAAGCCGGTGCGCTCGGCACAGGACCTGCGCAACACCGAAGGCCTGCTGCCGCTGGGCTCGAAGGTGAAGCTGGGCGTGCAGCGCGAGGGCGCCACGCGGGAGGTGCTGGCGTCGATCGAAGCGTCGAAGCTGGCGACCGTGGATGGCGCGAAGGTGGACGCGCGCCTGGCCGGCGTGGTGCTCACTGACCTGACGGCCGACCAGAAGGCCAGCGGGCTGTATGGCGTGGCGCTATCTAATGTGCAGCGCAGTTCCGCCGCGTACAACGCCGGCCTGCGCGATGGCGATGTGCTCGCCGCGATCGGCCAGCGCCGAGTGCCTGGGGTCAAAGGCCTGCCGACCACGGGCACGTTGGGTGGCCGCCAGCTGCTCCTGACCATCGTCCGCGACGACGCCGTCTATTACGCGGTGTTATGACGACACGTCTGACGGGCGCGTGAGATTGATCTCATCAGACAGGCTTTGTTCTGTTTGGCCCCGGCAGGATGCGGCGATGACGTAAATGGTGCGCGCCCGGCGCGTATAGCCCACAATGGCGGCCCAAATAAGCCACCCCGTATTGTCCGGAGTTCTTGCCGTCCATGTCTCTTCGTCTTGCGCGCCTGTTTACCGCCACGCTGATCGGCCTTAGCGCCTCCGCCACCGTTCTTGCTGCCGCGGGGCCGCAACTGGTCTGGCGTGGCGACGTCACCACCGCGCGCGGCGTGGTCACCGATGTCGCCAAGGCCTGGGAAAAGGCCGGCAAGGGCCATTTCGAACTGCAGCCGTTCAATACGGCCTCGGGTATCGACGCCGTGGTGAAGGGCACCGCCGACCTGGCCGGCTCGGCCCGCGCGGGCAACGGTGCCGCCGAGCAGTCGCTGACCTTCACGCCGGTGGCGTGGGACGCGCTGGTCATGGTCACCTACCCGTCCAACCCGGTATCGAACATCACGCTCATGCAGCTGCATGAGATCTACATGGGCCACATCACCAACTGGAAGGACCTCGGCGGCGACGACGCCCCGATCAACCTCTATGCGGTGGCCAGCCCGGGCGACGGCGTCGAGTTCAGCCTGCGCAAGCTGCTGTTCGGCCGCGGCAACCAGCCGGTGGCCGCCCCGCGCCTGTACGTGAACCAGACCAAGCTTGAAGAAGGCGTCACCCTGGATCGTCGCGGCCTCGGCGCCACGACCCTCGCCGGCGCGGGCAACAACCCGAAGCTGAAGGTGCTCTCCATTGATGGCGTGAAGCCGTCGATGTCCACGGTGGCCAATGGCAGCTACGCGCTGTACACCGAGCTGTACCTGGTGAGCAACGACACCAGCCCGAAGGCCGCTGACGTGAAGGAATTCCTCGCGTTCGTGACCTCGTCCGCCGGCAGCTCGCTGCTGCGTGCGCACGGCCTGGT is part of the Luteibacter pinisoli genome and harbors:
- a CDS encoding NrdJb, translating into MAIKIEKKIKGYQVVKPEDKTTAAAAPAPVKEVAPVAEVIQMHESLERPETLVGNTYKIKSPLFEHALYVTINDIVLNAGTQHEQRRPFELFINSKNMDHFQWIVALTRILSAVFRKGGDVTFIVEELKAVFDPRGGYFKAGGVYMPSIVAEIGGVIEQHMKSIGLIHDPEMDEATKRLIAEKRAAYEKAAAPKAAPVTAAVAEAVVDSHTNASGFPAGATLCAKCNTQALVLMDGCQTCLNCGYSKCG
- a CDS encoding adenosylcobalamin-dependent ribonucleoside-diphosphate reductase, which encodes MSTARAQALGLESAIPLQPASYDIWDKKYRLKAKSGEPVDGSVDETYQRVARALSDVEATDELRAHWFERFLWALRRGAIPAGRITSNAGALAHKPATSTINCTVSGTIHDSMDDILEKVHEAGLTLKAGCGIGYEFSTLRPRGAYVSGAGAHTSGPLSFMDIYDKMCFTVSSAGGRRGAQMGTFDISHPDAKEFIRAKREDGRLRQFNLSLLITDGFMEAVEHDQDWPTVFPVHIKEQGEIDLTDPAKVVWREWPTSQNYVTRDDGLVACKIYGHIRARHLWDMIMVSTYDYAEPGFILIDRVNEMNNNWWCEHIRATNPCGEQPLPPYGSCLLGSVNLTVFVRDPFGPKARFDWEEYREVVRVFTRMLDNVVEINGLPLPQQQHEILSKRRHGMGFLGLGSTLTMLKMRYGSNDAVGFTEEVSREMAVAGWEVALELAKEKGPAPVLAQTFDVTGDMLRKRPEMVKDGWKVGAKIKGSVLHAKYSRYMQRVATVAPELVDALAETGARFTHHSSIAPTGTISLSLANNASNGIEPSFAHHYSRNVIREGKKSKEKVEVYSYELLAYRALINGDALPFSEDPKFRLPDYFVSADDISPKEHVDIQAASQKWIDSSISKTANVPTDYPYEDFKDIYTYAYKQGLKGCTTFRFNPAAFQGVLVKETDLENTLYRFELEDGSVVELKGNDEVEYDGELHTAANLFDALKEGYYGKF
- a CDS encoding type I restriction-modification system subunit M, with protein sequence MTDLEKQKLGRTLWSIADQLRGAMNADDFRDYMLAFLFLRYLSDNYEAAAKKELGPDYPSIGGEDRQAALAAWYASNSSDTLEFEKQMRRKVHYVIRPDYLWSHIAELARTQDPELLRTLQSGLNYIENESFASTFRGLFSEINLASEKLGKGYSDRNARLCKIISEIAKGLTQFSTDTDTLGDAYEYLIGQFAAGSGKKAGEFYTPQPISTILSAIVTLDSQDPATGLRSHLDSVMDFACGSGSLLLNVRHRMGSHGIGKIYGQEKNITTYNLARMNMLLHGVKDSEFEIFHGDTLLNDWDALRETNPAKMPRFDAVVANPPFSYRWDPSESLADDVRFKNYGVAPKSAADFAFLLHGFHFLKQDGVMAIILPHGVLFRGGAEARIRSKLLSDGHIDTVITLPSNLFFSTGIPVCILVLKKCKKPDDILFINASEQFDKGKKQNRILSEHIEKIVDAYQHRREEPRFSRRVTMDEIERNDFNLNISRYVSTSEIEEEVDLDLVHRELMSLAGTIATATEAHNQFLKELGLPAIP
- a CDS encoding substrate-binding domain-containing protein, with protein sequence MSLRLARLFTATLIGLSASATVLAAAGPQLVWRGDVTTARGVVTDVAKAWEKAGKGHFELQPFNTASGIDAVVKGTADLAGSARAGNGAAEQSLTFTPVAWDALVMVTYPSNPVSNITLMQLHEIYMGHITNWKDLGGDDAPINLYAVASPGDGVEFSLRKLLFGRGNQPVAAPRLYVNQTKLEEGVTLDRRGLGATTLAGAGNNPKLKVLSIDGVKPSMSTVANGSYALYTELYLVSNDTSPKAADVKEFLAFVTSSAGSSLLRAHGLVPYADGTALASGDAARRAKIASTVGTRGNVGQAMTTPTVAAAAAPAAAAEAAKEAAVAKSPAGKSKKELAKEAAAAKAAANLAAADASPFGHVVASVTTSAHQGFKGVRAEAFTSLDNAKVGGKFAKVTGDAVTVAGKNTAKPAVDATEKSNTVATPKVTEAKPVKAEPKAVAKAAEKKPTAVASGKTYKVSPGDTLYSIAKKNNVDVNQLRAVNGIKDNNVHVGQVLKVSAR
- a CDS encoding AAA family ATPase, with protein sequence MEFKDAGKRKNRGRPDTLYFNAFTEDLFSWDNDLANDSQRVLRLNSASRFFAGIRELALEENIQAYLGRYTDFDFNVDYERWLITFSKAESDHIKVSRGEENIFIWCLFMAICERVIDGHPSYGWVKYLYIDDPISSLDDNNAIAVASDLARLLRKGVNSLKVVISSHHALFFNVVCNELKREVHKRYFLHRTRPNGQYTLRATNDTPFFHHVAMLSEIQHAAESGDFYTYHFNMLRSILEKTATFFGHDDFSACIHGVEDEILYARALNLLSHGQYAIYEPREMVEDTKALFRQILDSFQARYQFALPNLATAQNGNTA
- a CDS encoding Do family serine endopeptidase, whose amino-acid sequence is MPARIYRRTTFSALGAALAMALATPAFAGIPPAVDGQPVPSLAPMLAKVTPAVVNISTKTRIRTRNAYADDPLFAQLFGQGVPRERVEQSLGSGVVVDAAKGYVLTNNHVVGGADDITVTLQDGRDLKAKLIGTDPDTDVAVLQIPAEGLQALPVADSAQLRVGDFVVAVGDPFGLGQTATSGMVSAVNRTGLGKGIQNFIQTDASINPGNSGGALVNLRGELVGINSMIFTPSGGNVGIGFAIPTDLATGVMKQLLAYGKVRRGNLGVEVQDITPRIAKALGLKDTNGAVVTSVTTGSPADGAGLQTGDVLTAIDGKPVRSAQDLRNTEGLLPLGSKVKLGVQREGATREVLASIEASKLATVDGAKVDARLAGVVLTDLTADQKASGLYGVALSNVQRSSAAYNAGLRDGDVLAAIGQRRVPGVKGLPTTGTLGGRQLLLTIVRDDAVYYAVL